Genomic DNA from Candidatus Eisenbacteria bacterium:
CAGGGAAAGATCGGGATCGCGAACGGCGTCATGGGCCTCTATCCCGCGTCCGGGCGCGTGACGCTCGAGGGCCAGCCCTTCGCGCTCAACCGCCCGCGCGAGGCGCTCGAGCGCGGGCTCGCGTTCGTCTCCGAGGACCGCCGCGGAGTCGGCTTGCTGGGCGAGGAGAGCGTGGAATTGAACATCGCGCTCTCCGCGCTCGAGGCCCAGGGACGATTCCTGAAGCCGTTCCCCCTCGGGCCGCTCCGGCCGCTGGACGCGCGGGAGCTCCGCCAGCACTCCCTCGCGATGATCCGCGATCTCGACATCCGCACGACGGGGCCGACGCAGCTGGTGCGGCGGCTGAGCGGGGGAAACCAGCAGAAGGTCTGCATCGCGCGCGCGATGACGCTGCGGCCGAAGCTGATGTTCGTGTCGGAGCCCACGCGCGGGATCGACGTCGGGGCGAAGGCGCTGGTCCTGGAAGTTCTCGCGGCGCTGAACCGCGATCAGGGAATGACGCTCATCGTGACGTCGTCGGAGCTGGCCGAGCTGCGCTCGCTCTGCGACCGGATCGCGATCGTGTACAAGGGACGGATCGAGACGATCCTCCCACCCGACGCGCCCGACGCCGCGTTCGGACTCGCCATGGCGGGCGAGGCCGCGGCGGCCTGATGGCCCGGCTCCCGGGATTCCTGCGCGAGATCGGGATCCCGCGGCTTCTCATCGCCGCATTCCTCGCCGGCCTCTTCGCGGTCGCGGTCGCGACCGACATGAACCTCCCGATCCTGATCTCGGATTCGATCTCCCGCGTGGCACGGAACGGAATCCTCGTCCTCGCGCTCCTCCCCGCGATCCAGGGCGGGCTCGGCCTCAACTTCGGGCTCCCGATCGGGATCATCTGCGGGCTCGTCGGGTGCGTGACCGCGCTCAACGCGGACATTCCCGGCGTCGCGGGGCTGGCGGCCGCGACCGGCGTGGGAGTCCTTCTCGCGATCCCGGCGGGGATCGCCTACGGGTGGCTGCTCAACAAGACGCGGGGCCAGGAGATGATGGTCGGGACCTATCTCGGGTTCGCCATCGTCTCCTTCATGTCGATCTTCTGGCTCGCGGCGCCGTTCCAGAATCCTTCGCTGGTGTGGGCGATCGGCGGCCGGGGACTCCGGACCACGCTCTCCTTGACCGGCACGTACGACCGCATCCTGGACCGGTGGCTCGCGTTCGAGATCGCGGGCGTGCGGATTCCGACCGGAGCGCTCCTCGTCTTCTTCGGACTCTGTTTCCTCGTGTGGCTCTTCTTCCGGACCAAGGCCGGAATCACGATCTCGGCTGCGCGGTCGAATCCGCGGTTCGCCCTCGCGGCGGGGATCTCCGACGTGCGGACCCGCATCCAGGCCTCCGTGCTCACCACGGTCCTGGGAGCGGTGGGAATCGTCGTGTACTCGCAGTCCTTCGGGTTCGTGCAGCTCTACACCGCGCCGCTCCTCATGGCGTTTCCCGTCATCGCATGCATCCTGATCGGCGGCGCCACGGTGTCGCGCGCCACGATCGGCAACGTCATCATCGGGACCATCCTCTTCCAGTCCATCCTCACGATCGCGCTCCCGGTGACGAGCCAGGTGATCGAGGGGGACATCAGCGAGACCGCGCGGCTCATCATCCAGAACGGAATGATCCTCTACGCGTTGACGAGGATCTCCCGATGAGCGGTCCGGCCCCGGCTCCCGCCCCGGCGGCGGCGAAGGGTCCGGCGGTCGCGCCGCGCGATGGTGGAGCTCCCGGCCGCGCGCTCGCGCGCTACGCGGTGCCGCTCCTCTTCGCGGCGCTCTGCCTGGGCGGCATCCTCGTCGCGAAGATCACGCCGTCCTTCCTCCTCAGCGAGATGCTGGTGCGCGTGGGCCGGAACTCGGTCCTCGTGCTCTCGCTCCTGATCCCGATTCTCGCCGGGCTCGGCTTGAACTTTGGCATCGTGATCGGGGCCATGGCGGGGCAGATCGCGGCGATCCTCGTCGTGCACTGGGGCGTCGCCGGGATCGGCGGGTTCGCGCTCGCGTGGGTCATCGCGACCCCCATCGCGATCGCGTTCGGCATTCTCACGGGGCTTCTGTTCAACAAGGCCAAGGGGCGCGAGATGGTGACGGGACTCATCGCGGGCTTCTTCGCCAACGGGCTCTACCAGCTCGTGTTCCTCTTCGCACTGGGCACGCTGATCCCGTTCACGAATCCGGAGATGGTGCTGCCCCAGGGCTACGGGCTCCGCAACACGGTCGACCTGACCCCGATCCAGTACGCCGTGGACGACCTGCTGCCGTTAAAGCTCCCCGTGGACGGCCGGCTCCTCCGCGTGCCCGTCGTGACGTTCCTCGTGGTCCTCGCCTTCTGTCTCTTCACCCTCTACTTCCTTCGCACGCGGCTCGGCCAGCAGCTCCGCGCCATGGGCCAGGACCCTCACGTGGCGGCGATCGCGGGCATTCCGGTGGACCGGAACCGGGTCGTCGCGACGGTGCTCTCCACCGTGCTCGCAGCGTGGGGACAGCTCCTCTTCCTGCAGAACATCGGGACTCTGAACACCTACAACTCCCACGAGCAGGTCGGAATGTTCGCGATCGCGGCGCTCCTCGTGAGCGGCGCGACCGTGTCTCACGCGACCGTGGGACAGGCGCTCCTCGGCACGGTGCTCTTCCACACGCTCTTCGTGGTCTCGCCGCTCGCCGGAAAGGCGATCGCGGGGGACGCGCAGATCGGGGAGTTCTTCCGGGTGTTCGTGGCCTACGCGGTGATCACCGTGGCGCTGGTGCTGCACGCGTGGCAGGCGGCGAGGAGGTCCCGCGATCCGGCGACGAATGGATGAAGGAGAAGAGTGAACGGCCGAGCCCTGTTTCGTACGGAGAGGTCGGTCAGCGCGAGCCGGCCGGCGGGATGTAGCGCTCCGATTCTCCGATCCAGGTCATGAACTCCAGGTCCGCCCATCTCTCCATGTGAGTTCGTTTCCCGCGCCCGTGCAGGGTGAGTGCATCTTCATTGAGGATTCCGCGTTCGAACAGCTGCGCGGCAAGGCTGTGAACATAGCTGGGACCCGTATCGTTCGGGTCGTATCGAGTCTTCGCAGCGGCAATCAAGGCGCGAATCTCGCCCTGCACGGCCAGTCCCCTGTCCGAGAGCATCCCCAATCGCCGGAGACGCGCTTCCACGAACTCAGGCTCTCCATTCAATAGGTACTCGAGATCGGTCTCGGGCAGCGCCATCGAGCCTCCTTGCCCCGCGAGGGAGCGGGTGCGACCATCAAGAGTGGAAGGAGGAACGTACCATGGCCCGAACCCAAACCGCTCCCGGTGCCACCGGCCCCCAGGCGGACGTTCCACCCGCCGGGGGGGTCACGCCTTCCTTGAGCGAGCGCCTCCAGCGCTACCGCCGCGCCGCCGACTACATCGCCGCCGCGCAGATCTATCTCAAGGCGAACCCCCTGCTCGAGGAGCCGCTCCGACCCGAGCACATCAAGGAGCGCCTCCTCGGCCACTGGGGCACCGCGCCTGGGATCAATCTGATCTACGCGCACCTGAACCAGCTCGTCCGCGAGACGGACGCGAGCGTTCTTCTCGTCACGGGACCGGGCCACGGCGCCGCGGCCAACATGGCCAACATGTGGATCGAGGGGACGCTCGCCGAGTACTACCCCGAGGTCACGCGGGACCGCGACGGACTCCGGCGGCTGTTCGAGGGATTCTCGTGGCCCTACCGGTTCCCGAGCCACCTGAGTCCCTACGTCCCGGGCGTGATCCACGAGGGAGGCGAGCTGGGATACGCCCTCTCGACCGCGTTCGGCGCGGTGCTCGACGATCCCGATCTCCTGGTCGCGTGCATCATCGGCGACGGCGAGTGGGAGACGGGGCCCACCGCGACTTCCTGGCACGGCGCGAAGTTCCTGAACGCGAAGACGGACGGCGCGGTGCTGCCGATCCTGCTCCTCAACGGGTTCAAGATCGCGAACCCCTCGATCCCGGCGACCATGTCGGACGAGGAGCTGATCGCGATCCACCGCGGATACGGCTATCAGCCCGTGATCGTCGAGGACGACGGGCCGGCCGTGGACGACGCGCTTCACGAGGCGATGCTCTGGTCGTACTCGCAGATCCGCGACATCCAGAAGCTCGCGCGGTCCGGTCGCCCGCCGGAGCGCCCGCCCTGGCCGGTGCTGATCCTGCGCACGCCGAAGGGACGCGGCTGCCCGCGGAAGCTGGACGGCGAGGCGATCGAGGGCACGTTCCGGTCGCATCAGGTCCCGGTGAAGGATCCGAGAGGGAATCCAGAACACCTCGCCGCGCTGGAGGGGTGGCTCCGGTCCTACGGCCCCCAGGACCTCTTCGACCGGGACGGTGCGCCCCTCCCCGAGATCACCGACATGTGCCCGCGACCCGAGCGGCGCCTCGCCCTGAACCCCGCGTCTTTCGGCGGCGAACGTCGCGTGCCCCTCCGCCTTCCCCGGCTCGAGGAGTTCGAGGTACGAGTGGAGTCGCGCGGCGCGCCGGTCGTGAGCCACATGAAGTTCGCGAGCGCGTGGCTCGCGGAAGTCGTGAAGAGAAACCAGACGTCCCGGAACTTCCGCGTGGTGGCGCCGGACGAGCTGGAGTCGAACCGCCTGGGCGAGCTGCTCCGCGTCACGCAGCGGCAGTACAACTGGCCGCTTCCGGAGGGGACCGCAGACACGGGACCTGACGGGCGAGTGCTGGAGATGCTCTCGGAACACATGTGCCAGGGCTGGCTCGAGGGCTATCTCCTCACCGGCCGGCACGGCCTCTTCTCGTGCTACGAGGCCTTCGTCCCGATCGTGGACGGAATGATGAACCAGTTCGCGAAATTCCTGAAGATGTCCCTCGAGGTGCCGTGGCGGAAGCCGATCGCGTCCCTGAACTACCTCCTCACGTCCGAGGCGTGGCGGCAGGACCACAACGGCTTCTCGCACCAGGGACCGGGATTCATCAACAACCTCCTCACGAAGAAAGGCGAGACGTACCACATCTATCTCCCGCCCGACGCGAACTCGCTCCTCGTGACGCTCGAGGACTGCTTCCGCTCGACGGACCACATCAATCTCGTGATCGCCGGCAAGCAGGCGATGCACCAGTGGCTCTCGATGGACGAGGCGCGCGAGCACTTCCGTCTGGGCGCCTCGGTCTGGACCTGGGCGAGCACGTTCGAAGGTGAAGACCCCGACGTCGTGCTCGCCGCGACCGGGGACAATCTCACCCTCGAGATCCTCGCGGCGGCTCAGATCCTCCGCGAGGAGGTCCCGGACTGGCGGGTGCGGGTCGTGAACGTGATGAACCTGCTCGCGCTCGGGATCCCGCAGAAGTACCCGCATGGACTGGACGAGGCGCGCTTCCAGCGGATCTTCCCGCTCGACGCGCCCGTGATCTACAACTTCCACGGGTACACCGCGGCGATCAAGCAGCTCTGCTGGGAGCGGCCGCGGAACGAGCGCTTCGACGTGAACGGCTACCGGGAGGAGGGCTCGACCACCACGCCATTCGACATGCACGTGCGGAACCGCACGAGCCGCTACCACGTGGTGATCCAGACGGCCCAGAAGATCGCCGCGCGCCGTCCCGGCACCGCGGCGCGGGCCGAGGAGCTGGTGCGGCGGTACGAGCGGCGGATCCGGGATCATCGCGCGTACATCGAGGAGCACGGCGTCGACCCGACCGAGATCGCGAGCTGGAAGTGGGAGGGCGGAGGGCGCTGAGCCTTCTCACGATCAACGCCGGCTCCAGCACGCTCAAGGCGGCGCTCTTCGACGACGGCGCGTCGCGGGAGATCGCGTCGGTCGTGGTGGAGGGAACACCGGATCGCGCGGCCGCGTCGCTGGAAGAGGCATTGAACCACCTTGCGGAGCGAGCCCCCGGCGAGGTCCGAGGCATCCGAGCGATCGGACACCGGGTCGTCCACGGCGGCACCTCCCTCCGGGAGTCGATTCGCATCGACCCGGCGGCCCTAGGGGCCATTCGCCTCGCTTCGGAGCTCGCGCCGCTCCACAATCCTCCCGCGCTCCTCGCAATCGAAGCCGCCGAGCGGAGATTTGCCGGCACGCCGCAGGTTGCCGCGTTCGACACCGCGTTCTTCTCATCGCTCGAACCGCCGGCCTTCGTCTATCCGCTGCCCTATGAGTGGTACCGCGACTGGGGGATTCGCCGGTTCGGCTTTCACGGCCTGAGCCACGCCTACTGCTCGACGCGTGCGGCCGAGATGCTGGACGAGCGAGATCCGGGAACGCCGCAGCCTCGCCGGATCATCGTCCTGCACCTCGGGAACGGGTGCTCCGCGAGCGCCGTCGTGGGCGGCCGGCCCGTCGCGACCACGATGGGATTCACGCCGCTGGAAGGCCTCATGATGGGAACTCGCCCCGGGTCGGTCGACCCGGGAATCCTGCTCCACGTCCTCCACGAGCGGGGCCTGGACCCCGACGCCTTGACCGACGCCCTCCTGCACCGATCCGGACTCCTCGGAGTTTCCGGTGTCTCCGGTGACTTTCGCGAGGTGAGTGCCGCAGCCGCCGGCGGAAACGAACGCGCCCGGCTCGCGATCGAAATCTATTCCGACCGGGCCCGCTCGGCCGTCGGGTCACTGGCCGTCCGGATGGGCGGAGTCGACGCGCTCGTCTTCACGGCCGGGGTCGGAGAGAACGCACGGGACCTGCGGGCGCTCGTGTGTACCGGCCTCCAGTTCATGGGATTGAACATCGACCCGGGGCGAAACCGGCACGAATCCCCGGACGCCGACATCGCGACGAGCGAATCGCCCGCTCGTATCCTGATCCTACGGACCCGCGAAGACCTGATGCTCGCGAGGGAGACCCGCCGGGTCCTCGGCACGTGAACTTCGGTTGCCTGGCCACTACAACTTGAAGAAGAGCCTCTTTCGGTAGAGCACGAGCACGGCGGCGTAGCCGATCGCGAGGAAGACCAACGCATAGACGAGCGAACCGACCTCCGGCACGGACCATCCCGCGAACCACTCACGGTAGATCCACTCGCGCAGCCGAACCGTCCCGCCCCCCGCCTCCGGCAGGCGCCCGTACACCAGGATCCGCTGCAGGGACTGGGCGAACACGTAGAAGAAGAGCGCGTTCACGCCCGCGACCTGGAGCGGGCGCACCCACTTCACGCGGCCCGTGAGATCGGTGATCCAGTACAGGAGAGCCAGCAACAACATGCTGATTCCCGCCATGAGCGCCACATAGGACCCCGTCCACAGCGGCTTGTTGATCGGCAGCGCCATGTTCCAGACGACGCCGAGTGCGACCAGCGCGAAGCCCGCGATGGCCAGACCTCGGACGTGCACGCGACGCGCGCGAGCGGAGCGCACCCAGTGCCCCACCAGGAGGCCGATGAGCGTCGTCGCGATCGCGCCAAGAGTCGGCAGGAGGATGAGATCGTCCACGCGGTCGTTGGGGAGATGGCCTACCCCGAGGAGCGGTGAGAGCAGGGCCAGATCGACAAACCGCGCCGGATTCGACTCCGGAGACAGCACGCCGGCGCCCGGGACCGGCAACAGCGTGTACGCCGCCCACTGGAGACCGAGCGCGCCAACCACCGCGGCGAGCTGGGCGCGCCAGCCCAGGAGGAGGTGCAGAACGCTCGCGAGGAGATAACACCAGGCGATCAGCGCCAGGGTGCCCGCGAATCGCAGCTTCTCGAGCTCGTAGTAGGGGAAGTTCTCCAGGAGGAAGCTCAGGACCAGGAGGAGCGCGAATCTCCGGAGGACTCGAATCCAGACTCCACCCGTGGGGCGCAGGGGCCGGCCCATCCCATCGACCATCGCGAGCCGGATGGAGATTCCGACGCAGAAGAGGAACCCCGGAAAGATCGTGTCCGCGAACGTCCAGCCGTGCCACGGCGCATGGACGAAGGGTGGGAACACGGGCGCGTTCACCGGAGAGTGGTTCACGAAGATCATGCCGAGGACGAAGAGCCCCCGGAGGGCGTCGAGGGCAATGTCCCGGCCGGCGAGATCCCGCGTCCAGAAGGCGGAGCGCCCCCGGGCGGTCACGTCCGTGTGGGATGATCCAGGTTGCCGTCCCCGTACGCCCGCAACACCTGCGCCACGATCACGTGATAGCCGCGATACCACTCCGCGTACCGGCTCTTGGCCTCGAGGTGCACCGGAGCCCGCGAAAACTCGCGCAGCTCCTCGAGCGTCTTCCAGTAGTAGACCGCCGCGAGCGTCTGTCCGTCGGGCGACTGCCAGTACTCCTTGCCGATGTAGCCCGAGTTCGCCTTCGCCACGGCGTCCACCGCGTCGTTCAGCGCGTGGAAGTCGGCGTCGTACTCTCGCTTCTGGAAGATGAACGTGACCGAGTACACCCGCCCTCCGCTCCTAGATCGGTGATCGCGTCGGGCTCGCCCGGCCCGAGCTTCGTGTGAGCGCGTCCAGCCGGCTCGCGGTCTCCGGCGTCGGCTGGCCTCCCGCCATCCGCCATCTCCAGTTCCCCCTGGCCACGGCGGGCGTGTTCATCCTGGCTTCGCTCCCGAGGCCGAGCACGTCCTGCATCGGAGCGATCGCCCGCCCGGCCCTCGTCTCGAAGGCTGCGCGAACGACACTCCAGGAGACCTCCTCCTCGTCCGCCGGCAGATCCGCTCGCGCCCGCTCGCGTTCCTCCGGGCTCAACCCCTCGAACCACCCGCGCGCCGTGTCGTTGTCGTGGGTTCCCGTGTACGCCACGCTGTGCTCCGGCACGCGCGAGGGATGGTGCTCGCTCTCTGGATGCCCGAGCCCGAACTGGAGCACGCGCATCCCGGGGAGCCCGAGCACGTCGCGCAGCCCGCGCACCTCGTCCGTGATGTCTCCGAGATCCTCGGCGACCAGCGGGGGCGGTCCGAGCGCTCCTTCGAGCGCGCGGAAGATTCGGATGT
This window encodes:
- a CDS encoding ABC transporter permease — encoded protein: MSGPAPAPAPAAAKGPAVAPRDGGAPGRALARYAVPLLFAALCLGGILVAKITPSFLLSEMLVRVGRNSVLVLSLLIPILAGLGLNFGIVIGAMAGQIAAILVVHWGVAGIGGFALAWVIATPIAIAFGILTGLLFNKAKGREMVTGLIAGFFANGLYQLVFLFALGTLIPFTNPEMVLPQGYGLRNTVDLTPIQYAVDDLLPLKLPVDGRLLRVPVVTFLVVLAFCLFTLYFLRTRLGQQLRAMGQDPHVAAIAGIPVDRNRVVATVLSTVLAAWGQLLFLQNIGTLNTYNSHEQVGMFAIAALLVSGATVSHATVGQALLGTVLFHTLFVVSPLAGKAIAGDAQIGEFFRVFVAYAVITVALVLHAWQAARRSRDPATNG
- a CDS encoding phosphoketolase family protein, which codes for MARTQTAPGATGPQADVPPAGGVTPSLSERLQRYRRAADYIAAAQIYLKANPLLEEPLRPEHIKERLLGHWGTAPGINLIYAHLNQLVRETDASVLLVTGPGHGAAANMANMWIEGTLAEYYPEVTRDRDGLRRLFEGFSWPYRFPSHLSPYVPGVIHEGGELGYALSTAFGAVLDDPDLLVACIIGDGEWETGPTATSWHGAKFLNAKTDGAVLPILLLNGFKIANPSIPATMSDEELIAIHRGYGYQPVIVEDDGPAVDDALHEAMLWSYSQIRDIQKLARSGRPPERPPWPVLILRTPKGRGCPRKLDGEAIEGTFRSHQVPVKDPRGNPEHLAALEGWLRSYGPQDLFDRDGAPLPEITDMCPRPERRLALNPASFGGERRVPLRLPRLEEFEVRVESRGAPVVSHMKFASAWLAEVVKRNQTSRNFRVVAPDELESNRLGELLRVTQRQYNWPLPEGTADTGPDGRVLEMLSEHMCQGWLEGYLLTGRHGLFSCYEAFVPIVDGMMNQFAKFLKMSLEVPWRKPIASLNYLLTSEAWRQDHNGFSHQGPGFINNLLTKKGETYHIYLPPDANSLLVTLEDCFRSTDHINLVIAGKQAMHQWLSMDEAREHFRLGASVWTWASTFEGEDPDVVLAATGDNLTLEILAAAQILREEVPDWRVRVVNVMNLLALGIPQKYPHGLDEARFQRIFPLDAPVIYNFHGYTAAIKQLCWERPRNERFDVNGYREEGSTTTPFDMHVRNRTSRYHVVIQTAQKIAARRPGTAARAEELVRRYERRIRDHRAYIEEHGVDPTEIASWKWEGGGR
- a CDS encoding ABC transporter permease; translated protein: MARLPGFLREIGIPRLLIAAFLAGLFAVAVATDMNLPILISDSISRVARNGILVLALLPAIQGGLGLNFGLPIGIICGLVGCVTALNADIPGVAGLAAATGVGVLLAIPAGIAYGWLLNKTRGQEMMVGTYLGFAIVSFMSIFWLAAPFQNPSLVWAIGGRGLRTTLSLTGTYDRILDRWLAFEIAGVRIPTGALLVFFGLCFLVWLFFRTKAGITISAARSNPRFALAAGISDVRTRIQASVLTTVLGAVGIVVYSQSFGFVQLYTAPLLMAFPVIACILIGGATVSRATIGNVIIGTILFQSILTIALPVTSQVIEGDISETARLIIQNGMILYALTRISR
- a CDS encoding acetate/propionate family kinase, which codes for MGGRRALSLLTINAGSSTLKAALFDDGASREIASVVVEGTPDRAAASLEEALNHLAERAPGEVRGIRAIGHRVVHGGTSLRESIRIDPAALGAIRLASELAPLHNPPALLAIEAAERRFAGTPQVAAFDTAFFSSLEPPAFVYPLPYEWYRDWGIRRFGFHGLSHAYCSTRAAEMLDERDPGTPQPRRIIVLHLGNGCSASAVVGGRPVATTMGFTPLEGLMMGTRPGSVDPGILLHVLHERGLDPDALTDALLHRSGLLGVSGVSGDFREVSAAAAGGNERARLAIEIYSDRARSAVGSLAVRMGGVDALVFTAGVGENARDLRALVCTGLQFMGLNIDPGRNRHESPDADIATSESPARILILRTREDLMLARETRRVLGT
- a CDS encoding DUF4188 domain-containing protein; the protein is MYSVTFIFQKREYDADFHALNDAVDAVAKANSGYIGKEYWQSPDGQTLAAVYYWKTLEELREFSRAPVHLEAKSRYAEWYRGYHVIVAQVLRAYGDGNLDHPTRT